Proteins encoded by one window of Erwinia pyrifoliae DSM 12163:
- the degQ gene encoding serine endoprotease DegQ: MNKKSYLLSALALSISLHLNVASATGASLPTQVQGQQLPSLAPMLEKVLPAVVSVHVEGKESASQQQQIPDPLKRFFDQNGQGGADGDNRSPEFEGLASGVIIDAAKGYVLTNNHVVKGADNISVQLSDGREFTAKPIGRDEQTDIALIQLIGATNLTQVKIADSDQLKVGDFAVAIGNPFGLGQTATSGIVSALGRSGLNLEGLENFIQTDAAINQGNSGGALVNLNGELIGLNTAILASSGGNIGIGFAIPGNMAMVLAQQLIQFGEVKRGQLGIKGTEMTADMAKAFNVDVQHGAFVNEVLPQSAAAKAGIKAGDIITRIDDKQIASFAELRVKIGTTPPGQEVKVGLVRGDKPLTVSVKLDNSLQTSMNVELMTPALQGATLSDGAAKSGTKKGVTVDDVEKAATAAQSGLQKGDVIVGINRTPVRNLAELRKILAAKPPLLALSVMRGDENIYLLLQ; the protein is encoded by the coding sequence ATGAACAAGAAATCATATTTGTTAAGCGCATTGGCGTTGAGTATTAGCCTCCATCTGAACGTGGCTTCCGCCACCGGCGCATCGCTCCCGACACAGGTTCAAGGGCAGCAGCTGCCCAGCCTGGCGCCGATGCTGGAAAAGGTGTTACCTGCCGTGGTCAGCGTGCACGTTGAGGGAAAGGAAAGCGCCAGCCAGCAGCAGCAAATTCCCGACCCACTGAAGCGCTTCTTCGACCAGAACGGTCAGGGGGGCGCAGACGGCGATAACCGCTCCCCTGAGTTTGAGGGGCTGGCCTCCGGGGTGATTATCGATGCGGCCAAAGGCTACGTGCTGACCAATAACCATGTTGTTAAAGGCGCGGACAACATCAGCGTACAGTTAAGCGACGGTCGCGAATTTACCGCCAAACCGATCGGCCGTGATGAGCAAACCGATATTGCACTTATCCAGCTGATCGGCGCAACTAACCTGACCCAGGTGAAAATCGCCGATTCCGACCAGCTGAAAGTTGGGGATTTCGCCGTTGCCATTGGTAATCCTTTTGGTCTGGGACAGACGGCCACCTCAGGCATTGTTTCTGCTCTGGGGCGCAGCGGCCTGAATCTGGAAGGCCTGGAAAACTTTATCCAGACCGATGCAGCCATCAACCAGGGTAACTCCGGTGGTGCGCTGGTTAACCTCAACGGTGAACTTATCGGCCTGAATACGGCGATCCTGGCATCGAGCGGCGGCAATATCGGCATTGGCTTTGCCATTCCCGGCAATATGGCGATGGTGCTGGCGCAGCAGCTGATCCAGTTTGGCGAAGTCAAACGTGGGCAGCTTGGAATCAAAGGCACCGAGATGACCGCTGATATGGCCAAAGCCTTCAACGTCGACGTACAGCATGGGGCTTTCGTCAATGAGGTGTTGCCACAGTCGGCGGCCGCTAAGGCCGGGATTAAAGCCGGCGATATTATTACCCGTATAGATGATAAGCAGATCGCCAGTTTTGCTGAACTACGGGTCAAGATCGGCACCACGCCACCGGGACAGGAGGTGAAGGTTGGACTGGTGCGCGGCGATAAACCCCTTACCGTCAGCGTAAAGCTGGATAACAGTCTCCAGACCAGCATGAACGTCGAACTGATGACGCCAGCGTTACAGGGAGCCACCCTGAGCGATGGCGCGGCGAAAAGCGGCACGAAGAAAGGAGTCACGGTGGATGACGTCGAGAAAGCCGCTACGGCAGCCCAGTCCGGCCTGCAAAAAGGGGATGTTATCGTGGGGATCAACCGTACACCGGTGCGTAACCTGGCGGAATTGCGCAAAATACTGGCGGCTAAACCGCCGCTGCTGGCGCTCAGCGTTATGCGCGGCGATGAGAATATCTACTTACTGCTACAGTAA
- the degS gene encoding outer membrane-stress sensor serine endopeptidase DegS has protein sequence MLPKLIRSAIFGLIIAAILLLAVPGLRLGGYLLSPTDDISGQQPVSYNAAVRRAAPAVVYVYNHSANGASDILGSGVIMDPHGYILTNKHVINDASQIVVNLQDGRSFEALLVGSDYLTDLAVLKINAASLPVIPINPQRIAHIGDLVMAIGNPYNIGQTVTQGIIGATGRVGLSPSRHQDFLQTDASINRGNSGGALINSLGELMGINTLSFDKSSNGETPEGLGFAIPTKLASKVMEKLIRDGRVIRGYIGITGQEFRRFSGPDNDMEHPQGQGIVVTEIKQGGPAFTAGMQVNDVITRVNGTAAVSPLETMDQVAEIRPGTVINVEISRNEQKITLPVTVQEYPEENQSR, from the coding sequence ATGCTGCCTAAACTCATACGTTCAGCCATCTTCGGACTGATTATCGCCGCCATCCTTCTGTTAGCCGTTCCGGGTCTCAGACTCGGTGGCTACCTGTTGTCGCCAACGGATGACATCAGCGGCCAGCAGCCGGTCAGCTACAATGCCGCAGTTCGCCGCGCTGCACCCGCCGTGGTCTATGTCTATAACCACAGCGCTAACGGTGCCAGCGATATTCTCGGCTCCGGGGTGATTATGGACCCACACGGCTATATTCTTACCAATAAGCATGTGATAAACGATGCCAGCCAGATTGTTGTGAATCTCCAGGACGGCCGCTCTTTTGAAGCATTGCTGGTAGGGTCAGACTACCTGACCGATTTGGCGGTGCTGAAAATTAATGCCGCCAGTCTGCCGGTGATCCCCATCAATCCGCAGCGTATTGCCCATATCGGTGACCTGGTGATGGCCATCGGTAACCCGTATAACATTGGCCAGACGGTAACCCAGGGGATTATTGGCGCAACCGGGCGTGTTGGTCTCAGTCCTTCACGTCATCAGGACTTTCTGCAAACGGATGCCTCCATCAATCGCGGTAACTCCGGCGGGGCGTTGATTAACTCGCTGGGCGAGCTGATGGGGATCAATACGCTGTCGTTTGATAAAAGCAGCAACGGTGAAACGCCGGAAGGATTGGGCTTTGCGATCCCCACCAAGCTGGCCAGCAAAGTCATGGAGAAACTGATCCGTGATGGTCGGGTTATTCGTGGTTATATTGGTATTACCGGGCAGGAATTCAGGCGTTTTAGCGGCCCTGATAATGATATGGAACATCCTCAGGGACAGGGCATTGTGGTCACTGAGATCAAGCAGGGCGGCCCCGCTTTTACCGCCGGTATGCAGGTCAACGATGTTATCACCCGGGTCAACGGCACGGCGGCGGTGTCCCCGTTGGAAACCATGGACCAGGTGGCAGAAATACGCCCCGGTACGGTTATCAACGTGGAAATCAGTCGCAATGAGCAAAAAATAACGTTACCCGTAACGGTACAAGAGTATCCGGAAGAAAATCAGAGCCGGTGA
- the yhcN gene encoding peroxide/acid stress response protein YhcN gives MNIKTTIAALGMLSTLSFSAFAAQSVNTDQIKGLQPIGVVSVSGVSGSSMDIRQALNDKAREKGASAYRVIENYQNGNWHATAELYK, from the coding sequence ATGAATATCAAAACCACTATTGCGGCCTTAGGCATGCTTTCTACTCTGTCATTTAGCGCATTCGCCGCTCAGTCTGTCAATACGGATCAGATAAAAGGCCTGCAACCGATCGGAGTGGTCAGCGTGAGTGGTGTTAGCGGATCGTCAATGGATATCCGGCAGGCGCTGAATGATAAAGCCCGAGAAAAAGGTGCCAGCGCCTACCGTGTTATTGAAAACTACCAAAACGGTAACTGGCACGCGACCGCCGAACTTTACAAATAA
- the argR gene encoding transcriptional regulator ArgR: MRNSSRQEDLIKAFKALLKEEKFSSQGEIVIALQDEGFDNINQSKVSRMLTKFGAVRTRNAKMEMVYCLPAELGVPTTTSPLKNLVLDIDYNDALVVIHTSPGAAQLIARLLDSLGKAEGILGTIAGDDTIFITPARSFTVKQLHDAILVLFEQEL, translated from the coding sequence ATGCGCAACTCATCAAGACAAGAAGACCTGATTAAGGCGTTTAAAGCCTTACTTAAAGAGGAAAAATTCAGCTCACAGGGAGAAATCGTCATTGCCCTGCAGGATGAAGGATTCGATAACATTAATCAGTCGAAAGTGTCACGTATGCTGACAAAATTCGGTGCGGTGCGCACTCGCAACGCTAAAATGGAAATGGTTTACTGCTTACCCGCCGAGCTTGGCGTGCCGACTACCACCAGCCCGCTGAAGAACCTGGTATTAGATATCGACTATAACGACGCGCTGGTGGTGATCCACACCAGTCCGGGGGCAGCGCAGCTGATTGCTCGCCTGCTGGACTCACTGGGCAAAGCGGAAGGCATTCTCGGCACCATCGCAGGCGATGACACCATTTTTATTACTCCGGCGCGTTCGTTTACCGTTAAGCAGCTGCACGATGCCATCCTGGTGCTGTTCGAACAGGAACTTTAA
- the yhcN gene encoding peroxide/acid stress response protein YhcN: MKTTFAIAALSLASVLSFAAGAADLVTSEQVISQNLQPVGSVSVSGIDGTPMEIRHQLSQKADRQGATSYRVVEARNDGNYHATAELYK; encoded by the coding sequence ATGAAAACGACCTTTGCCATTGCTGCTTTAAGTCTTGCTTCTGTGCTTTCATTTGCTGCCGGTGCGGCCGATCTGGTCACCAGCGAGCAGGTCATCAGCCAGAATCTACAGCCGGTAGGCTCCGTCAGCGTTAGCGGGATTGACGGTACGCCAATGGAAATCCGCCACCAGCTGTCACAAAAAGCGGATCGCCAGGGTGCAACGTCTTACCGCGTCGTTGAAGCGCGTAACGATGGTAACTATCACGCCACGGCCGAGCTTTACAAATAA
- the mdh gene encoding malate dehydrogenase: protein MKVAVLGAAGGIGQALALLLKTQLPAGSELSLYDIAPVTPGVAVDLSHIPTSVKIEGFSGEDATPALKGADVVLISAGVARKPGMDRSDLFNVNAGIVRNLIEQVAATSPKALIGIITNPVNTTVAIAAEVLKKAGVYDRNKLFGITTLDIIRANTFVAALKGQQPEELNVPVIGGHSGVTILPLLSQIPGISLSEQEVSDLTKRIQNAGTEVVEAKAGGGSATLSMGQAAARFGLSLVRALKGESNVVECAYVEGDGEHARFFSQPLLLGKNGIVERRPVGELSAFEQHALTHMLDTLKKDITLGEEFVK from the coding sequence ATGAAAGTTGCAGTTCTCGGTGCAGCGGGTGGTATTGGCCAGGCGCTTGCCCTGTTGCTAAAAACCCAGCTTCCGGCAGGTTCAGAACTCTCTCTGTACGATATCGCACCCGTGACCCCTGGTGTTGCGGTTGACTTAAGCCACATCCCAACTTCGGTCAAAATTGAAGGTTTCAGTGGTGAAGATGCGACCCCGGCACTGAAAGGTGCTGATGTGGTGCTGATTTCAGCGGGTGTTGCGCGTAAACCGGGTATGGATCGTTCTGACCTGTTTAACGTCAATGCCGGTATTGTGCGCAATTTGATTGAGCAGGTCGCTGCGACCAGTCCTAAAGCGCTGATCGGTATCATCACTAACCCGGTCAACACCACGGTGGCCATTGCGGCAGAAGTGCTGAAAAAAGCCGGCGTCTACGACAGGAATAAACTGTTCGGCATTACCACGCTGGATATCATCCGTGCTAACACGTTCGTTGCCGCATTGAAAGGTCAACAGCCTGAAGAATTGAATGTTCCGGTTATCGGCGGTCACTCAGGCGTGACCATTCTGCCGCTGCTGTCACAGATCCCTGGGATCAGCCTCAGTGAGCAGGAGGTATCTGATCTGACTAAACGTATCCAGAATGCGGGTACTGAAGTGGTAGAAGCGAAGGCTGGCGGTGGTTCGGCCACACTGTCAATGGGCCAGGCTGCGGCACGTTTTGGTCTGTCGCTGGTACGCGCGCTGAAAGGTGAAAGCAACGTCGTTGAATGTGCTTATGTCGAAGGGGACGGAGAACATGCGCGTTTCTTCTCGCAGCCGCTGCTGTTGGGTAAGAATGGCATTGTTGAGCGTCGTCCTGTCGGAGAACTCAGTGCGTTTGAACAACATGCACTGACCCACATGCTTGATACGTTGAAAAAAGACATTACGCTCGGCGAAGAGTTCGTTAAGTAG